Within the Gadus chalcogrammus isolate NIFS_2021 chromosome 20, NIFS_Gcha_1.0, whole genome shotgun sequence genome, the region TTCAATGAGTATGTacatttttttaagatgtatGTAGGGATTGAACCAAAAACTgtttaaacaacaacacaataccTCCACACTGACTGTTCATTTTACAATGAAGATTTTCAAAAGTCAAAATAAATTGACTTAATTTCATTAATCAAACAATACCTTTGACCCACTTCTCACACCATAGTGAAGCATGGACACTAtgtctgtgaattcatcgaggGATCAGTTGGATTAAGTAGCAGCAAGGAGAACCTCAGGTGGCAATCTGCTATAATTTAGTCATAAATCAAATACATTAAAGCTGGTCGGGTCTCCTCAATGGAAGCAAGCATAAATGTAATGTGGTAAAAGTGTATGGAATTCATTTCATCGCTAAATGTATGGATATTATTTTGATTCACAAGCAGTCTGATACAATATTAAACCAGCATTCAGTATCGGTTAGAACTCAATCCTGGCTCCCTTGGTTTTGTCAAATGTTTTTTACCTAAACCTCACTGAATATAACACGACAACAATATCTTTGCAGATTGGAGGCTTTTAATGTCAATGTGCATACACACTTAAGAGTGGACTCTGGAAGAAAGTTTGGAATGGAAAAGgagtggaaggagagagaggttttAAAACTTGAGATGATGATCTAAGGCTCTCAAAACCAAGAGATGGTTTTCATTCGTTCCATCACGGAATTCCTCCATGGTGGATTCTAGAACTCTGTGATCCTGCGGAAGGAGCCCACCCCAGGGGAAGGCGCGCCCCAGTCGGTGTAGTTGTGGTACTCGCCACGATCCAGGAAGTACTGTTGCCCCTTGAAGTTTGGCTGCTCGTACAGGGCCCAGGCGCCGTCCGTCACCATGCAGGAGTGGAAGTCGCTGAACTTGAACGCCTCTGAGACCGATGGGCAGTCCTCGGTCCACTCTGCACTTTGCCCTTCGAAGTCCTGCTCATCGTAGAACTTGATCTTCCAGGACTTTCCATAAACCTGGAAAATTCAAAAGGACACAGGCGAAGAAGAGAATAAGATGTTACAATCATAATTTTTCCTCATTGTTTAACTAATgctgtcctctctgtgtgtccatcGCTGTTGATTGATTTATTGGCTGTCTTCCTGGTTTCCTCCACCTATAAACGGGCATGGGCAAACCCCTGCCAAAACATGAGCCCTttatctctctttttgtctgttGGCCTTCCACTAATTACTGCCGGATCAGTGCACACTGGTATTTTGCTCGGGTACTCTATCGCACCCAGTTATTAATAAGACATTAAACTCCAGTTAAATATGTACAGGAACACTCAAACGAAATATAAACAATCCCAGTGGTGCCCTGGAGAGTGACTATACAGTTTCGCTCAGCTTACATTTTTGATGGAGCGACAAGACTTGATGTTGTCATTGAAGCTCATCCACTGCTGCTGATCAGGGTACTCCCCTGGGCTCAGGATGTACTGGTAGCCCACGTAGTTGGGCCGTTCGTACAGCACCCAGCAGCCGCCCTCCACCCTGATGGAGCCGCAGCGGCTGAAGAAGGAGCTCAGGTCCGGGCAGTCGCTGCTGCACTCATAGCACTGACCCTGGAAGTTCCTGTCCTCAAAGAATATGATCTGTAGGGAAAGGAAACGTGCTGGTGAGTGACCGTTGTATGTTGCACAGTTTTGTTAAGCTGCAGCACAAAGACATATGCATGTCTAAAgatcaaaataaaaaagatgacCACAGCAAACAAAAGTTGATTGTGGCGGAAATATTTTTAGTTTGCGATCCTTACCTTCCCCATTCTTAATGATATTGCTccgcctttttttttaaccaattgGGGTTGGGTTGAACcaattttatttaacctttatttattcaggtaGATAACACAATCAGATAAAAACCAATCTCTTTTGGAAGGGTGAGCTTCCAGCCAGCTGCAGCTTGGTTGTGCTATATATCGAAATGCAGAATGTGCTGACAGGAGGATGCCATTGACATCTAAATTAGCTTGATTTGCATATCagcagaaaatactttttaGTTTGATTTCAAATGTATTATATCAAAGATTGGCCCGAGGTGAGAAGTGAAATGTATTAATGCAATTGGCCGTACTATGTGTACGACTTTTACTTTAGTACCCGGAGTAACTAAAGGTTTCTGATTCTATTACTTTTTCCgacaataatttttttttcttctgcagaAGTTTTTATTTAGTGCAATGAAATTGCTCTTAATGGAACGGCGGACAATCGCTTAATGGTATAGGCAACATTTCATATATTAAGAAATGTATTTCATACATTAACAAGTGCATACAGTAGAAATGCTATTGAGATTTAAACTCTTATGACTAATATAAGTTAGTTATTAGCACTTCTAGCTAATAAGAAATTGATTACAAAAAGTCTAACAAATTTGTAATAAATTACTTTCTATTTAATAGTGATGCAATCACCAAAAATACAGCTGCAAACAAGCTTAGTTTTGCATTCACTTTGCATTCTTCTTCAACCACAGACAGGTCTTGATTTAGATAATAAAAGCCTTTACAAACAAAAAACTAGAAAGCTGATTCATGTGCTATACCTATATCAGGTATGAAACTACCATAATTTCTGCATCATGGTTGTACTGAGCAAAATAATCTCCCGACCTAAAAGCATATTCCCTGTGGCTTTTATTTATAATGTTAAGGTTTACACCAACATTTTGGTATATTTGATCAGTGcactgctctcacacacacacacacacacacacacacacacacacacacacacacacacacacacacacacacacacacacacacacacacacacacacacacaatacttagTAAAACTACAGATATTCACTTTGTAAATGTTATTTATGTCCTTTAAGCATATGAACAAATACAACATGTACCACTCTCATCTTGAACTCAACTCTCTTTTTAGAATGCGCAGTGGCACAAATAAAGTGAACAGCGATCGCATATGTGCTTATTCATCAGGTTCAACATCATGTGAATGACAAAACCCTGCTACCGTATCAGTACAAGTATAAAAGGGCCCCAGCAGCCATGGCTTTCTGACAGAACTGCAACTGCACATCAACAAACCATCAAACATGGGCAAGGTATCTATGAATTGTATTTTGtaccattacattacatttatttagccaacgcttttatccaaagtgactcccACATTGTACATTTAACATTGCAGCTACAACCCAGGAATTGCAGCAACATTCAATTAATCAGATAAACAAACTGCATCAAATGCTGCATTTTAGAAACAATTTAGAAAGTATATTTTTCTCCTAACTAATGTGAAGGATTTAGCTGAGACTAACAGTGACAATAGTCTGAACAGCTATATAGAGTGCACATCATCAATCTAAATTGTCATTTACATTAGCATTGTAGAGTCACTGTTTTTGGCAATGTTGCAGGCGCTTCTATCCAAATCAACCTTAAATGATTCCAGAGATACAGATTATTAAGAACTGTAGCAGGTAGGGATGAGGCATCTTGCTCATAGATGCAAAGAGACTGTAAACACTAACCGAGAAACTTTTGGCTCAGAGTCTGATACCATAGCCTTGATAGCTTGTATCAGTCAGCCCCCACTTCCTTTACTGGCCATAAAATGTGTTAAACGTTTCAATTTTGAATCTCATTTTCCAGATTACTTTCTACGAGGACAGGAACTTCCAGGGTGGCTCCTATGAGTGCATGAGTGACTGCGCCGACATGTCCTCTCACATGAGCAGGTGCCACTCCTGCAAGGTCGAGAGTGGCTGCTTTGTGATCTACGATCGCACAAACTACATGGGCAACCAGTACTTCCTGAAGAGTGGAGAGTACCCCGACTACATGAACATGATGGGCATGTGCAGTGGCATCAGATCCTGCCGCATGATCCCCATGGTAGGTATCAGAATAAAGGAAAGATTAACACACAACTGGTTTTACTCATATGGATTATATTTTAACCAATTGCGTCTTCTTCTTAATTCAAAAACACAGCACAAGGGCCAGTACAAGATGAAGATCTACGAGAGGGAGAACTTCGGTGGTCAGTCCAATGAGATGATGGAGGACTGTGACAACATCCAGGATCGTTACAGCATGTCCGACTGCCAGTCTTGCCACGTGATGGACGGACACTGGCTGACGTACGAGCAGCCCCAGTACAGAGGCAGGATGATGTACATGAGACCAGGAGAGTACAGGAGCTTCAAGGATATGGGATATGATGGAGTTAGATTCCACTCTTTCAGAAGAATCATGGATTCCTGTTAAGAATAGAAAGGAATGCTGTTCAAGCACATAATTGCTCATGCTGTGTGGACTTGTAGTACCTTGTACAATAAAAACTTGATTTAAATCCACAAATGTCCCTTTATTCTCTTTATATCTCTCTGCTAATATGGTACAGTATTCTGTCATACATTCTGGTGTATTAATTAATACACCAGAGCCTGTAGAAGAAAAAGCAAAGCAACATAATGGTAAACTGTTTAAATATTGCAAGCATCAATCATTGCATGACATAACGACTATTTTAATCTCATGAAGAGGTGCATAGACATACTGGGACTACCCCTGTGAGATCATCTAAATATTCACGGCTGCGTCTCATAATGAATATCAACCTGAATATCAGTCGAGTTTCAGCTAGGCAGCAATAGTTATCCACCTCTAGGCGTGGCCGTAATGGTGTCAAAAAACTCAGCAATTTTTGATTTGGGTAGAAAAATGTGTATGAAGTCGGAGATAAATCATGATCATCCAATCATGTTTCCTCAAACATAAATCACACAGCGTTATCATCTTATTgcaaataaattgtattgagGGAGGGGCAAATTATaggttgtttattttaaatgtcttgcttccgtctgctgtctctctctttacaactgtCAAATCTAGAGCAGCTTTCAATACAATTATACGGCTAGAAAGGAATGGAGACTTAGACAGATGCTTTTCTCTAAGTCAATCAACTGCAGTCTATATCATAGAAAAATTCTCATTGGGAATCATCTATCTATAGACAGAGATGCCACGACAGCTTACCTTCTGGGAAGCTGCTGAGACATTTACCTACAACACAAGTATAGTCTGTACCCTTATTTTGGAAATGAAGCAGATAGAAATTAAATAGATGCAGGCCTATCAATTGATTGCAGGATTGCTTGGAGACTTTAATAGCCATCATATAGAATGGGGCTACAGTAGCTCCAGTGCTGGTGGTGACTTCCAGGTAGACTGGGCCTCTACTTCTGAGGCGACACTCCTATACGATCCGAAGGAGCTGCACTTTCTATTCTGCATGAGGGAACAGCACCACCAATCCAGATCTGGAATTGGCAAAATGGAACAACAACCAGCCTCTCCCTGTCATAGACATCCCGGACATGTTCACCCGGTCACAACATCGACCATCTCTCATCACCATCCCATCCCTTTTCCAACCATTGCAAGAGAGGAATGCCAAGAGGTGGAACTATCGCAAGGCAAACTGGGCAGGCACTTCACGACACTATTGAACAAGGCAGCTGCTGGCCTACCATACCCCTGCCACAACAACCCAAATGATGCCTACGACTCGTACTGCAAGATGCTGCTGGCCGCAGCCAAAAAGAACATCCCAAGCAGTATACCAAAGCCTACGTTCCCTGCTGGGATGATGAATGTGAAGACCTACTTCGCACCCATGCAAAAGCACAAGCCAGCGTAGACAGGGACAAAGCAGCAGACGTCTACGCTGTAGGCTAATCGAGAAACAGAGGCAACGATGGACAGGGACTGTGGAATCAATTGACTTCACACACGCCAGCCGCCGGGCGTGGCAGACCATGAACAAGCTGACTGGAATGTCAACAACTCCAGCACAGTGTTCCATCACCAAAAAATCCATTGCGTCATTCCTGAAAAGTAATGGCCACTTCTAAAATGAGGAAAAGGACC harbors:
- the LOC130373773 gene encoding gamma-crystallin M2-like, with protein sequence MGKIIFFEDRNFQGQCYECSSDCPDLSSFFSRCGSIRVEGGCWVLYERPNYVGYQYILSPGEYPDQQQWMSFNDNIKSCRSIKNVYGKSWKIKFYDEQDFEGQSAEWTEDCPSVSEAFKFSDFHSCMVTDGAWALYEQPNFKGQQYFLDRGEYHNYTDWGAPSPGVGSFRRITEF
- the LOC130373469 gene encoding gamma-crystallin M3-like, translating into MGKITFYEDRNFQGGSYECMSDCADMSSHMSRCHSCKVESGCFVIYDRTNYMGNQYFLKSGEYPDYMNMMGMCSGIRSCRMIPMHKGQYKMKIYERENFGGQSNEMMEDCDNIQDRYSMSDCQSCHVMDGHWLTYEQPQYRGRMMYMRPGEYRSFKDMGYDGVRFHSFRRIMDSC